One window of Hoplias malabaricus isolate fHopMal1 chromosome 16, fHopMal1.hap1, whole genome shotgun sequence genomic DNA carries:
- the map2k2a gene encoding dual specificity mitogen-activated protein kinase kinase 2a, translating to MAPKKRPVPLNITPTGEGQPTTTNLDAASEANLEALQKKLGELDLDEQQRKRLEAFLTQKAQVGELKDDDFDPICELGAGNGGVVHKVRHKPSRLVMARKLIHLEIKPAIRNQIIRELQVLHECNSPYIVGFYGAFYSDGEISICMEHMDGGSLDQVLKEARRIPEEILGKVSIAVLRGLAYLREKHQIMHRDVKPSNILVNSRGEIKLCDFGVSGQLIDSMANSFVGTRSYMSPERLQGTHYSVQSDVWSMGLSLVELAIGRYPIPPPDAKELEAIFGRPVLDGVATEGHSTSPRPRPPGRPISGHGMDSRPAMAIFELLDYIVNEPPPKLPHGVFTSDFQDFVTKCLIKNPADRADLKMLMSHTFIKRAEVEEVDFAGWLCRTMGLNQPSTPTRSSE from the exons ATGGCTCCGAAAAAAAGACCCGTCCCACTGAACATAACGCCCACCGGAGAGGGACAGCCGACCACCACCAACCTTGACGCTGCTTCAGA AGCTAACCTAGAAGCCTTGCAGAAGAAGCTGGGGGAGCTGGACCTGGATGAGCAGCAAAGGAAGCGTCTTGAAGCTTTTCTCACCCAGAAGGCGCAGGTTGGTGAGCTCAAGGATGATGATTTTGATCCCATCTGCGAACTGGGAGCAGGGAACGGCGGTGTGGTCCACAAAGTCCGTCACAAACCCTCAAGACTAGTCATGGCTAGAAAG CTCATACATTTGGAAATTAAACCAGCCATCAGGAACCAGATTATTCGGGAGCTGCAGGTGCTGCATGAGTGTAACTCACCCTACATTGTGGGCTTCTATGGAGCTTTCTACAGTGACGGAGAGATCAGTATCTGCATGGAACACATG GATGGTGGCTCCTTAGATCAGGTACTAAAAGAAGCAAGAAGAATTCCAGAGGAAATCTTAGGGAAAGTTAGTATTGCG GTACTCAGAGGTCTTGCCTATCTACGGGAGAAGCACCAAATCATGCACAGAG ACGTCAAGCCCTCCAACATCCTGGTGAACTCTCGTGGTGAGATCAAGCTGTGCGACTTTGGTGTGAGCGGCCAGCTCATCGACTCCATGGCCAACTCCTTTGTGGGAACACGCTCGTACATGTCT CCGGAGAGACTCCAGGGCACTCACTATTCGGTACAGTCGGACGTGTGGAGCATGGGCCTGTCGCTGGTAGAGCTGGCCATTGGCCGCTACCCAATCCCCCCACCTGATGCCAAAGAGCTGGAGGCCATATTTGGTAGACCTGTGCTTGATGGAGTTGCGACAGAGGGCCACAGTACATCTCCAAGACCCAGACCTCCAGGACGACCTATCAGTG GACATGGAATGGACAGCAGGCCGGCCATGGCTATATTTGAGCTACTGGACTACATTGTCAATGAG CCTCCACCTAAGCTGCCACATGGTGTGTTCACCTCAGATTTCCAGGATTTTGTGACAAAATG CCTCATCAAGAACCCTGCTGACAGAGCTGACCTGAAGATGTTGATG AGCCACACATTTATCAAGCGtgcggaggtggaggaggtggactTTGCCGGCTGGTTGTGCAGAACCATGGGCCTGAACCAGCCCAGCACTCCCACTCGCAGCTCTGAGTGA
- the pias4a gene encoding E3 SUMO-protein ligase PIAS4-A isoform X2, translated as MAAELVEAMNMVKSFRVSDLQTLLASMGRSKSGLKQDLVGRALRLVQTEYSPELLKNVRQLYETRFPKSSGWLAARRPEGVPAVSYPTLNNSPRGAVQGTDYLNGMPKLAAPPAAEVKLVPLPFYHNLETLLPPTELIAQNSEKLQDSQCVFELTQNQVDQIRNSSELRPGVKSVQVVLRICYTDSIGVQEDQYPPNIAVKVNQSYCHVPGYYPSNKPGVEPRRPCRPINITPWLHLSTATNRVTITWGNFGKRYSVAVYLVRVFTSAELFNQLKHCSVESADRCRERIQDKLRFDPESEIATTGLRVSLICPLVKMRLGVPCRALTCAHLQCFDAVFFLQMNEKKPTWTCPVCDKPAPFELLTIDGLLSEILKETEDVEEIEYLTDGSWRPIRDDKEKERERENSHTPEYPVVDICVPEANGHSPAHSSTSQSGKSASGSQAVVTGGASASANSGAVVDLTLDDSSDEEGGGGAGDSEDTDDSQDSPAPKRGRYDYDKDLVTAY; from the exons ATGGCGGCCGAGCTGGTGGAGGCGATG AACATGGTGAAGAGTTTCCGGGTGTCTGACCTGCAGACACTGCTGGCCTCGATGGGACGTAGTAAAAGTGGCCTAAAACAGGACTTGGTGGGGAGAGCCTTGAGATTGGTGCAGACAGAATACAGCCCAGAGCTGCTGAAGAATGTCCGACAGCTGTATGAGACACGCTTTCCCAAGTCATCTGGATGGTTAGCTGCACGTCGCCCGGAGGGAGTTCCGGCAGTGTCCTACCCCACCCTCAACAACTCTCCCAGAGGCGCAGTGCAGGGCACAGACTACCTCAACGGCATGCCCAAGCTGGCTGCCCCGCCAGCAGCCGAAGTTAAACTAGTGCCCTTGCCCTTCTATCATAACTTAGAAACATTGTTGCCACCTACAGAACTAA TCGCCCAGAACAGTGAGAAACTGCAGGACAGtcagtgtgtttttgaattAACACAGAACCAAGTGGACCAGATACGAAATTCCAG TGAACTGCGGCCTGGTGTGAAATCAGTCCAGGTGGTCCTTAG AATCTGTTACACAGACTCCATTGGTGTTCAGGAGGACCAGTACCCTCCCAATATTGCTGTCAAAGTGAATCAGTCTTACTGTCATGTTCCA GGTTACTACCCTTCCAATAAGCCAGGTGTAGAGCCTCGGCGACCTTGTCGCCCAATTAACATCACCCCCTGGCTCCATCTCTCCACAGCCACCAATCGAGTCACCATTACATGGGGAAACTTTGGAAAG CGATACTCTGTGGCTGTTTATTTGGTGAGGGTCTTCACATCTGCAGAACTTTTCAACCAGCTGAAGCACTGCTCAGTCGAAAGTGCAGATCGATGTCGCGAACGCA TTCAGGACAAGTTGCGATTTGATCCTGAGAGTGAGATAGCTACTACAGGACTGCGAGTGTCCCTGATCTGCCCA CTGGTGAAGATGCGCCTAGGAGTGCCATGTCGGGCCCTCACTTGTGCCCATCTGCAGTGCTTTGATGCAGTTTTCTTCTTACAAATGAATGAGAAGAAGCCCACATGGACTTGTCCAGTGTGCGATAAACCTGCTCCTTTTGAATTGCTGACCATTGATGG aTTACTTTCAGAGATTCTTAAGGAGACAGAGGATGTGGAAGAGATTGAATATTTGACCGATGGTTCATGGAGACCTATCAGGGATGacaaggaaaaagagagagagcgagaaaacAGCCACACTCCAGAGTATCCAGTTGTGGATATAT gtGTTCCTGAAGCAAATGGCCACTCCCCAGCGCACAGCAGCACAAGCCAGTCAGGAAAGTCTGCATCAGGCAGCCAGGCAGTGGTCACAGGTGGGGCCAGTGCTTCCGCAAACAGCGGGGCAGTGGTGGACCTTACTCTGGATGACTCGTCAGAcgaggaggggggtgggggggcaggGGATAGTGAGGACACAGATGACAGTCAGGACAGCCCAGCACCCAAGAGAGGCCGATACGATTACGACAAAGACTTGGTTACTGCATACTGA
- the pias4a gene encoding E3 SUMO-protein ligase PIAS4-A isoform X1, with product MNDGTVQNSLTECVRLYFVDIQPTFKNMVKSFRVSDLQTLLASMGRSKSGLKQDLVGRALRLVQTEYSPELLKNVRQLYETRFPKSSGWLAARRPEGVPAVSYPTLNNSPRGAVQGTDYLNGMPKLAAPPAAEVKLVPLPFYHNLETLLPPTELIAQNSEKLQDSQCVFELTQNQVDQIRNSSELRPGVKSVQVVLRICYTDSIGVQEDQYPPNIAVKVNQSYCHVPGYYPSNKPGVEPRRPCRPINITPWLHLSTATNRVTITWGNFGKRYSVAVYLVRVFTSAELFNQLKHCSVESADRCRERIQDKLRFDPESEIATTGLRVSLICPLVKMRLGVPCRALTCAHLQCFDAVFFLQMNEKKPTWTCPVCDKPAPFELLTIDGLLSEILKETEDVEEIEYLTDGSWRPIRDDKEKERERENSHTPEYPVVDICVPEANGHSPAHSSTSQSGKSASGSQAVVTGGASASANSGAVVDLTLDDSSDEEGGGGAGDSEDTDDSQDSPAPKRGRYDYDKDLVTAY from the exons ATGAATGATGGGACTGTTCAAAACAGCCTAACTGAATGTGTCCGGCTTTACTTCGTAGACATACAACCGACATTTAAA AACATGGTGAAGAGTTTCCGGGTGTCTGACCTGCAGACACTGCTGGCCTCGATGGGACGTAGTAAAAGTGGCCTAAAACAGGACTTGGTGGGGAGAGCCTTGAGATTGGTGCAGACAGAATACAGCCCAGAGCTGCTGAAGAATGTCCGACAGCTGTATGAGACACGCTTTCCCAAGTCATCTGGATGGTTAGCTGCACGTCGCCCGGAGGGAGTTCCGGCAGTGTCCTACCCCACCCTCAACAACTCTCCCAGAGGCGCAGTGCAGGGCACAGACTACCTCAACGGCATGCCCAAGCTGGCTGCCCCGCCAGCAGCCGAAGTTAAACTAGTGCCCTTGCCCTTCTATCATAACTTAGAAACATTGTTGCCACCTACAGAACTAA TCGCCCAGAACAGTGAGAAACTGCAGGACAGtcagtgtgtttttgaattAACACAGAACCAAGTGGACCAGATACGAAATTCCAG TGAACTGCGGCCTGGTGTGAAATCAGTCCAGGTGGTCCTTAG AATCTGTTACACAGACTCCATTGGTGTTCAGGAGGACCAGTACCCTCCCAATATTGCTGTCAAAGTGAATCAGTCTTACTGTCATGTTCCA GGTTACTACCCTTCCAATAAGCCAGGTGTAGAGCCTCGGCGACCTTGTCGCCCAATTAACATCACCCCCTGGCTCCATCTCTCCACAGCCACCAATCGAGTCACCATTACATGGGGAAACTTTGGAAAG CGATACTCTGTGGCTGTTTATTTGGTGAGGGTCTTCACATCTGCAGAACTTTTCAACCAGCTGAAGCACTGCTCAGTCGAAAGTGCAGATCGATGTCGCGAACGCA TTCAGGACAAGTTGCGATTTGATCCTGAGAGTGAGATAGCTACTACAGGACTGCGAGTGTCCCTGATCTGCCCA CTGGTGAAGATGCGCCTAGGAGTGCCATGTCGGGCCCTCACTTGTGCCCATCTGCAGTGCTTTGATGCAGTTTTCTTCTTACAAATGAATGAGAAGAAGCCCACATGGACTTGTCCAGTGTGCGATAAACCTGCTCCTTTTGAATTGCTGACCATTGATGG aTTACTTTCAGAGATTCTTAAGGAGACAGAGGATGTGGAAGAGATTGAATATTTGACCGATGGTTCATGGAGACCTATCAGGGATGacaaggaaaaagagagagagcgagaaaacAGCCACACTCCAGAGTATCCAGTTGTGGATATAT gtGTTCCTGAAGCAAATGGCCACTCCCCAGCGCACAGCAGCACAAGCCAGTCAGGAAAGTCTGCATCAGGCAGCCAGGCAGTGGTCACAGGTGGGGCCAGTGCTTCCGCAAACAGCGGGGCAGTGGTGGACCTTACTCTGGATGACTCGTCAGAcgaggaggggggtgggggggcaggGGATAGTGAGGACACAGATGACAGTCAGGACAGCCCAGCACCCAAGAGAGGCCGATACGATTACGACAAAGACTTGGTTACTGCATACTGA
- the scamp4 gene encoding secretory carrier-associated membrane protein 4, which translates to MTDRANNFPPLPAFFRIKPCFYQNIDEEIPQAHCQLIRRVYNLWILYSITLCVNVVSSIAWWAGGGGAVNFGLALLWLLLFSPCSYTCWFRPLYKAFRADSSFNFMAFFFIFFLQCVLAFIQTLGISGWGACGWIATVMFFSTNVGSAVVMLISAVLFTIVTVLMGLVLIRVHRLYRGGGGSFQRAQEEWSTGAWKSAPVREAGFNAIAETGPSLPQYPAAVPSYPESGPW; encoded by the exons ATGACAG atCGAGCTAACAACTTCCCGCCACTGCCTGCTTTTTTCCGCATTAAGCCGTGTTTCTACCAAAATATAGACGAGGAAATCCCTCAAGCTCATTGCCAGCTTATCCGTAGAGTTTACAACCTTTGGATCT TGTACTCTATTACGCTGTGTGTCAACGTGGTGTCTAGCATAGCATGGTGGGCTGGTGGCGGTGGGGCAGTCAATTTTGGTCTTGCCCTCCTATGGCTCTTGTTGTTTAGTCCCTGTAGTTACACCTGCTGGTTCAGGCCCCTTTACAAAGCATTCAG GGCTGACAGCTCATTCAACTTCATGGCATTTTTCTTCATATTCTTCCTTCAGTGTGTTCTTGCTTTTATTCAAACCTTGGGAATATCAGGTTGGGGCGCATG TGGTTGGATTGCGACAGTGATGTTTTTCAGCACTAACGTGGGATCTGCTGTGGTTATGCTCATCTCAGCTGTGCTATTCACAATAGTTACAGTGCTTATGGGTCTGGTTCTTATCAGG GTTCACCGGCTTTATCGTGGCGGAGGAGGCAGCTTTCAGCGTGCCCAGGAGGAATGGAGCACTGGGGCATGGAAAAGTGCTCCAGTTAGAGAAGCTGGTTTCAATGCCATTGCTGAGACTGGCCCAAGTCTTCCTCAGTACCCTGCTGCTGTACCCAGTTATCCAGAAAGTGGCCCGTGGTGA